DNA sequence from the Myxosarcina sp. GI1 genome:
CTGGCGTACCAGTCAAAATTACATCGCCAGGGTTTAAAGTCATGACTTGGGAGATATAAGCCACGATCGCGGCAGGAGAAAAAACCATCTCTGTAATCAATGCTGTTTGACAGAGTTTATCGTTTAAAAAGGTTTGTAGTTTACTCTCACTACTCAATTCTCGGACGATCCAAGGTCCCAAAGGACAAAAAGTATCAAATCCTTTGGCTCTAGTCCACTGTCCGTCTTTTTTCTGTAAATCTCTAGCCGTTACGTCATTAGCAATGGTATAACCCCAAATAGCTTTAGCTGCCTGTTCTGCGCTTAGTTTTCGACAGCGTTCGCCAATAACCAAGGCTAACTCTCCTTCATAGTCAACTCGCTCTGATTGAGGAGGATAAACAATTTGACGATCGCTGGCAATAATTGTCGTAGGCGGTTTGAGAAACAGTAACGGTTCCTGGGGAACGGGAGTACCCATTTCGCGAGCGTGATTGAGATAATTCTTACCTACCGCTACAATTTTGGAAGGAGCGCAAGGAGCTAATATTTGATAGCTTTCAGGCTCTAGTTCGATATCAGTTTGTTGTCCTCCCAACCAAGGAGGTGCATCTAATACCACCATGCTACGATTTGCCTGGAGTAAACCATAGTAAACTTGCTCGCGCTTAGTTTTAATTCGTACGTAACGTAGTGGCATAAATAAATAAAGAATTAGATAACAAAACAATAATAATATACGTAGCCTGGCTTGCTATTTGTATAGACTGCGCTAATCTAACTTGGTTTGTCCATATATATCATTAAATTTTAATTTATTTACAGCTTTAGAAAATTCTTAGGCTTTAGGCTCTAGGCTCTAGTAATTAGAATGGGATTGAATTGAACCTCTCCCAATTACAATTTCTCCAAAAGGAAAAGGACTTATTCCAAATCCTGTTTGAATGCAACACTTAACTTATAGGTTATGTGAGGGTAATAAGTATTTTTTGTAAATCGGATTTGGTCTTAAACTCAATTACGGGACGATAAGTTCGAACTTACCAAATGTCAAATTTTTCCTGGCAAGAAATATTTCTTTTTTTTAAGAGAAAATTTAAGATAGAATAATAAATCCTTGCTTCTTGGCAAAATTAGGGCGTAACTGCGATCTAGATTGCTTTTGGGATTTTTAGAATCGAGCAGAACCACATTACGATGTTTTTCGTTGGCAACTAAAACTAGCTTCCAATCCCTCAGACCTGTTTGCCGAGAAGCCATACTGTCCATAAGGAGATTGACTAGATGAATAATTACGAAATAATGTATATTTTGCGTCCCGACCTTTCTGAAGAGCAGGTAGGCGAGACAACTAATAAGTATCAAAGCTTTTTAAGCGAAAATGGTGCTGAGAGTATTGAGATCGACATTAAAGGCAAAAGAAGATTGGCATATCCTATCGGTAAATATTTAGATGGGATTTACGTTATAAAAAACTTTCAGGCAGATGGCTCTCAAATTGCTACTTTAGAGAGAATGATGCGTTTGAGCGATGATGTGATTCGCTATTTGTCCCTCAAGTTAAAACCAGCATCCGTAGTTGAAGCTACAGAAGCAGAATCCGAACCCGTAGCTGAAGAAACAGAAGTATCGGTTTAAAACTAAACTAAAGCCATTACTTACCTCGAACCTCTAAAATTTTTAGGCGATCGCCAATTTGGACTATACCCGTGTTGCAGGGAATCATGTATTCACCAAACATGACTCCCTGTTCGCTAAATTGACGGAAAGAACCTAGAGTTCGCAAAGGTTCTTTAAGAGAATGTTTTTCTCCCCGCTCTTGGTCGATTGTAGTGATGATGCAGCGACTACAGGGTTTGATTACGGCAAATTTTACTTCTCCAATTTGAATTAGTTTCCAACTATCTTCTATAAAGGGTTCTGCGGTACTCAAAACTATATTAGGTCGAAAGCGATTCATAGGAACCGCTTGTTTTTGCTGTTGATGAATTTCGACAATGCGCTGATTTAATTCTTTAAGAGAAGCAGTGGTAGTTAATAAATAGGGATAAGAATCAGCCAAACTTACCTGTTCTTTACCTGTAAAGTGTTTTGGTTCTACAGGGCGAATATGATGTAAAGACTGTCTGACTAAACGGCATTCTTTACTAGCTTCTAATTCTAAAGCGCGATGAAACCATTGTGCTACTGCATCACCCTGGTCGCTCGCTTCAATTTGTTCGCCCCACATTTCTACGATTACTTCATTTTCAGTGAGGGTAGGGGTAAAACTAAAAGGTGGAATAGTTTCATCTTCTACTGATAAAACTATTTTTTCGTTATCTATCTTTACCCGAACCTTAGCTAAACGAGGATATTGTCTTTGGGTAATAAATTTACCACTTTTAGTAACTAACATCATTTCCCGATCGCCAAAAAAGCCTTTAGGCATTACTTTTGCTCGTTCTAACTTAATCCCCTGACAAGATTTAATCGGATAAATATAAAGTTCTGAGACTATCATAAGCTTGAGTAAAACTGGCAAAAGAACAGATGTGCAGCCTATCGTAGGCGTTTAATTTCATTTCAATTCGCGATCGAAATCGCCAAAATAGATAGCTATGTTGTAGGCGACTTATGAAATAACTGCCAGTAATAATTTGGCAAACGATCTTAACCATAAAAAACAGCAAATTAAGCCAAAGTTGTCATTGCACTTTGTTTATCAATTTGAGCTACTTACTCTCTGTTTTTTAAGGCAAAATTTTTGATTCGTCCACTTTTTTTTGTGAATAGATTTCACGATTGAAGCCCAAAAGCATTAGCCAAACGTAGAATTAACGATTCACGATTAGGAGCGGCAATTATTTGAACTCCTATAGGTAAAGAGTCATTTGGCTTAATGGGAATTGAGAGTACGGGAAGACCGATAAAAGAAAAAGGTTGAGTAAAACGACCTAGATTGGGGCGGATTAAAATCTCTTCGCCATTAATTATCGTTGTTTCTTTTCCTAGCGGTGTAGCGGTGCAGGGTGTAGTGGGAGCGAGAAGCAAATCTACTTCTGTAAATATTTGTTGCAGTTGCTGGCGATACCAACGGCGAAATTGTTGCGCCCGTACGTACCAGGAACCAGGAATTAATGCTCCTGCCAAAAAGCGATCGCGTGTAGCAGGGTCGAAGTCTTGAGGACGAGTTTGCAAGTTATTAAGGTGTAAATTTGCTCCCTCTACCGCCGTAATAATATAGGCTGCGGCTTTGGCGCGATCGCATTCGGGTATAGTAATTCTTTGGGTAACGTCAAGCTGTCGGGCAACTCGTTCCACTGCTTCCAGTGCTTCTGGTTCGGCACCCTGTTGAAAGTAACCATCGGCAATCGCAATTTTCAATCCTGCAATTCCCCGATCTAGTTCTGGTAGGCATAATCGAGCGTTATTATTGTGCAAAATATCGAAAACTACGGCTAAATCCCGAACCGAATTGGCAAAAGCTCCTACACAGTCCAAACTGCTGGAAAATAACTGCATTCCCTGACGAGAAAGACAACCGTAAGTAGGTTTTAAGCCGTATACGCCACACAAAGCCGCAGGAACTCGAACCGAGCCGTTAGTATCCGAACCCAGGCTTAGAGGCACTAATTTTGCCGCTACTGCCGCCGCCGAACCACCAGAAGAACCGCCAGCAATCCGACTCAAGTCGTGAGGGTTGCGAGTTGCGCCATAGTGACTGTTTTCGGTTACAAAACCATAGGCATATTCATCCATGTTCAATGCCCCGACTAAAATCGCACCTGCCTGTTTTAGTCTGGCAATAACTGTAGCGTCTGCGGTAGCAGGTGGATGTTCGCGCTCGATCTTAGAACCAGCCAGAGTAGTTATTCCCTCAATATCAAACAAGTTTTTAACGGCAAAAGGAACACCCGCTAATATTCCTGGATTTTCACCTCTGGCGATTGCCGTATCGATTTTTTCCGCCTGCGCGATCGCGCTTTCTGCCAGAACCGTAGTAAAACAGTTTAGTTTGGGGTTGTGTAGTTGAATCTGCTGTAACGTTTTCTCAATAGTTTCACTAACGGTAATTTCTCTGTCAGTAATTGCCCTAGATAGAGCGATCGCATCTCGATACTGGTTCATGGCTCAAAAGTAGGTGCGGGTTCTATATCTTCGGGCAAATCGAACTCCATTACCAAAGCCGCAACTTCGCTCAGGCGAGTGAAGTTATCTACTACCCCAGACAAATATTCTGGAGTTAGTTTTAATCCCATCAATTCCGCTGTTTGTTTGACGTATTCCGTATAGTTGGGTTTAGCTTCAGTCATCTTGTTATAGCGTTTTGTCTATTAACTAATGAGGGACAAAAAATCACTTAACTTTGCCCCCTGCTCCCTTGCCCCCTGCTCCCTTGCCCCCTGCACCCCTGCTTGTCTAAACCCATCAATTTAATACTGACAGATCGATAGTCTCTAAACAATCGGCGATCGCTATGGCAATTTGTTTTTTGCCTACAGCTTTTTGTGGTTTTTTGTCTTTAGTTACCAGATATGCTACCTGTTCTCCTCGCTCTCTTATTTCTTCTCCGCGATTGGCTACCACCATTTGATAGCCTTGTTGCAATCTAGCATTGGCAATAGCAATCAATTCTTGGTGCGAAACATTTTCCTGATACTTAAACGTCACCATATACAAACTGGGAAATCGCGTTCTAACTTCGCTAATAACTTTTGCAGTCGGTACTAAATTAATAGTTTGCTTGCTACCACTAGGAATTTTGCCAGGAAATACGCTATCCGAGCGATAATCGGCAACGGCAGCAGAAAAAATTGCTATTTTACACTGATGCTGTTGTAATTCTTCGATTACTCTTGTTTTGTATTCATCGTAAGTATCAACCACACAATAAGGAAGATAATCAGGAGGGGTATAATTACTCCGTCCATGAATCAAGCTTACCTTTGCTCTTCTCAAATACAATTCTTCAGTCAGATAAGCAGCTAGTCTACCTGTAAAACGATTGGTAAGCAGGCGTATATTGTCGATAGGTACTGGGGTTGCTCCTCCCGTAACTAAAATAGGAATATCTCTCAGACTTGATTTACTGACGGCGCGACAGACTGCTGAGGCGATTGCCATTTCTGAAGGCAAGTTATTTTTACCGTATGCTGCGCGAGGTGGTATTATTTTTACCCCCATGGTGTCTAACTGCTGTAGCGATTCGGTCAAAATAGAGTTATGCAGACTGCCGTGCATGGTAGGGGCAATTAAAACCTCTGTTTTACCTCGCTCCATTCTGCCAATTGCCGAGGCTATTGCTGAAGTAATTACACCATCGGCGATGCCATAGCGGATTTTGTTAATTGTATTGTAAGTTGCAGGAGCGACGATATAAGCAGCAAAAGGGCGATCGTCACTGAGATGCTCGGCAGCAGCAGTTAAGTTGGTAATAACCCGATTGGTGGTACTCCATTCCAGAGCATCGATAGTCGTGTATCGTAAAGCTTCAAGGGAAGCAAAAGCCACCACATCAGCACCCCGACGGCGCAGAGTACGAGCAATTAGAGGTGCTTTGAGCGCGGCGATACTGCCAGTAACCAGTAAAGCAATGCGTTGATTCTGTAGATGAGTTGATTCTAAAACAACTTCGCGATCGCCTAAGTCTGATTCTGCTGGTGGTTTGAATTCCCAATCGGTCATAGATCGATTAATTGAAACAAGCGATCGAGCTAATATTCTATTTTTTATTTAGGCTCAAATCTCGATTAATTTCATTTTAAGTCAAAATATACGGTCGTCTTTAAAAAGATTTAAACTACGTTGGTATTTTAAATAAAAACATATTTGTAGCTTTGCGATCTTTATAAGATTTATCGAGAAATATCTAATATTTTATCAATCTACTTTATTCGTTTACGCTAACTTTATCTATTACAAAACATATTATCAACCAGACACCTGCACTAATAAATATTGTTAAGAGTAATCTTAAAATAAATAACTTTATATCTGACAAATCTTGACTGTAGTTATATATTAAAACTGCGTCAATTGCTGCTGTGAAAAATCCTATAGCTTGTTTTAAATTATTATTAGACATCTTCTACCCTCCTGCAAACCTAGTGTTTTCATGTACGAGACTATTTTAAAATACCCATAAGCTTCATCTAAACTAACAAACTTATTCTGTCTAGTTTTATTTAAATTTGCTCGGCTATACAAATTAGAGTTTGCAGGGTAACGCTATTTACACCTGTACGGGCAAGGCATTGCCTTGCTTCTACCTGTGAAACGTCTAAATCTCTGATATTCCTTGCTCAAAGCTATCTAAAATTGCTGCCAAATTGAAATTAGCTTTAGCACTGTGGTATCCCCGTTCGGCTAACTTATCGACTAGAGTACGATCGCTAATTACTTTTTGTATCTCTTTGCTAAGTGCGATCGCATCACCAGGAGGAAATAACAAGCCACTAACCCCATCTTCGATTAACTCTAAGGCTCCTCCAGCAGCAGAAGCAATTGTAGGACGTTGGGCTAGCTGCCCCTCGACTATCACCCTGCCAAAAGGTTCGGGTTCGGTAGAAGTATGAACGATCGCATCGCAAGCTTTCATTAAGGTAGGTATGTCATCGCGAAATCCCAACCAATGAACCCGATGTTTGAGTTCTGGTTCGCTGGCTAAATTTTTTATGTAACTAACGTATTCTTCTTCACCAAACAATACATCTCCCACAAACAGAGCATGAAGTGCAGGTAATTCTTTCATCGCCAAAAGTAAAATGTGCTGTCCCTTCCAATAAGACAGACGGCTGAATAATCCTACCAACGGCGCATCGGCAACTTCTAAAGTTTCGCGCAACTGCCGAGCTTCTCCATCGGTAACGCAATCGAATGGTTCGGAGTTAAAACCGTTGTAAACCACGCTAGTCAAATCTTGTTTGCCCCCAGCAGCTACAAAAGCTTTACCTGTAGCTTGAGAATTGACCAATACTTTGGCTGCAAATCTATTTGCCAAACTAACTGCAATGCGGCGATTAATCGCGCTAAAGTGTTTGGCTGTTAAGATATCGTGTAAATACCAAACTACGGGCGGGCTATTTCTTAAGGTTGCTAGTGCTGCAACAATAAATGCTTTTTGAGAATTAGCAAAAATAAAATCGAATTCTTTTGCCTCTACTGCTACTTTACCTGCTAATGACCATAGTTCTGGTATGGTTTTTAGTGCTTTTAAACCTCCAGAAGCGCGAAGTTCTAAGACTTTTTCGGAAACCTCAATAACTTTTACTTTTACTCCCGCACTTTCGAGACGCGATCGCAAAACTCCGTCGGCAAATAATATGACTTGACTTCTTTGCCGATAGGCAGTTGCCAAGTCCAGTAGACTGAGTTCCGCTCCACCCAAAACAGCCGTATGATCGATAAACAGAATTTTTCGTTGGTGCATATTAATTGTGCGATCGCCAAAATTAGTTTTTAACACCCAAATTAATTAATTTTCGTCTGGCATAGTCTTTAATTAGAGGCTGCAAAACATACAAGTTGTCTTTCTGTAGCACTAGATGGCGTTCTTTAAGAGAATTTAGGCTTTCTAGTCTTTGAGAGTGAGATTGTGAGTTAGAAATAATTCGCTCTAAAGTCTTAAATGTGCTACCACAACAGCTTATAGCAAGT
Encoded proteins:
- a CDS encoding fumarylacetoacetate hydrolase family protein, with protein sequence MPLRYVRIKTKREQVYYGLLQANRSMVVLDAPPWLGGQQTDIELEPESYQILAPCAPSKIVAVGKNYLNHAREMGTPVPQEPLLFLKPPTTIIASDRQIVYPPQSERVDYEGELALVIGERCRKLSAEQAAKAIWGYTIANDVTARDLQKKDGQWTRAKGFDTFCPLGPWIVRELSSESKLQTFLNDKLCQTALITEMVFSPAAIVAYISQVMTLNPGDVILTGTPEGIGSMQPGDIVRVEIEGIGSLSNQVTG
- the rpsF gene encoding 30S ribosomal protein S6, with the translated sequence MNNYEIMYILRPDLSEEQVGETTNKYQSFLSENGAESIEIDIKGKRRLAYPIGKYLDGIYVIKNFQADGSQIATLERMMRLSDDVIRYLSLKLKPASVVEATEAESEPVAEETEVSV
- a CDS encoding MOSC domain-containing protein is translated as MIVSELYIYPIKSCQGIKLERAKVMPKGFFGDREMMLVTKSGKFITQRQYPRLAKVRVKIDNEKIVLSVEDETIPPFSFTPTLTENEVIVEMWGEQIEASDQGDAVAQWFHRALELEASKECRLVRQSLHHIRPVEPKHFTGKEQVSLADSYPYLLTTTASLKELNQRIVEIHQQQKQAVPMNRFRPNIVLSTAEPFIEDSWKLIQIGEVKFAVIKPCSRCIITTIDQERGEKHSLKEPLRTLGSFRQFSEQGVMFGEYMIPCNTGIVQIGDRLKILEVRGK
- a CDS encoding AtzE family amidohydrolase yields the protein MNQYRDAIALSRAITDREITVSETIEKTLQQIQLHNPKLNCFTTVLAESAIAQAEKIDTAIARGENPGILAGVPFAVKNLFDIEGITTLAGSKIEREHPPATADATVIARLKQAGAILVGALNMDEYAYGFVTENSHYGATRNPHDLSRIAGGSSGGSAAAVAAKLVPLSLGSDTNGSVRVPAALCGVYGLKPTYGCLSRQGMQLFSSSLDCVGAFANSVRDLAVVFDILHNNNARLCLPELDRGIAGLKIAIADGYFQQGAEPEALEAVERVARQLDVTQRITIPECDRAKAAAYIITAVEGANLHLNNLQTRPQDFDPATRDRFLAGALIPGSWYVRAQQFRRWYRQQLQQIFTEVDLLLAPTTPCTATPLGKETTIINGEEILIRPNLGRFTQPFSFIGLPVLSIPIKPNDSLPIGVQIIAAPNRESLILRLANAFGLQS
- a CDS encoding DUF4089 domain-containing protein, encoding MTEAKPNYTEYVKQTAELMGLKLTPEYLSGVVDNFTRLSEVAALVMEFDLPEDIEPAPTFEP
- a CDS encoding phosphopantothenoylcysteine decarboxylase; the encoded protein is MTDWEFKPPAESDLGDREVVLESTHLQNQRIALLVTGSIAALKAPLIARTLRRRGADVVAFASLEALRYTTIDALEWSTTNRVITNLTAAAEHLSDDRPFAAYIVAPATYNTINKIRYGIADGVITSAIASAIGRMERGKTEVLIAPTMHGSLHNSILTESLQQLDTMGVKIIPPRAAYGKNNLPSEMAIASAVCRAVSKSSLRDIPILVTGGATPVPIDNIRLLTNRFTGRLAAYLTEELYLRRAKVSLIHGRSNYTPPDYLPYCVVDTYDEYKTRVIEELQQHQCKIAIFSAAVADYRSDSVFPGKIPSGSKQTINLVPTAKVISEVRTRFPSLYMVTFKYQENVSHQELIAIANARLQQGYQMVVANRGEEIRERGEQVAYLVTKDKKPQKAVGKKQIAIAIADCLETIDLSVLN
- a CDS encoding glycosyltransferase family 4 protein; this encodes MLKTNFGDRTINMHQRKILFIDHTAVLGGAELSLLDLATAYRQRSQVILFADGVLRSRLESAGVKVKVIEVSEKVLELRASGGLKALKTIPELWSLAGKVAVEAKEFDFIFANSQKAFIVAALATLRNSPPVVWYLHDILTAKHFSAINRRIAVSLANRFAAKVLVNSQATGKAFVAAGGKQDLTSVVYNGFNSEPFDCVTDGEARQLRETLEVADAPLVGLFSRLSYWKGQHILLLAMKELPALHALFVGDVLFGEEEYVSYIKNLASEPELKHRVHWLGFRDDIPTLMKACDAIVHTSTEPEPFGRVIVEGQLAQRPTIASAAGGALELIEDGVSGLLFPPGDAIALSKEIQKVISDRTLVDKLAERGYHSAKANFNLAAILDSFEQGISEI